GCTGTACGTTACGGCGGGAGACCTTTTACGGCATAACCGGCAAAAATCTACAACGCATAAAAGAAATCAGACAAGGTCGTCTTGTGCGCCGTGGCATAAATCTATTATATAACGTATACCGTTTTAATTCTGTCTGAGCCGATGAAAAATCCAGGGTTATTTTAATCAAAACATAAAACAATTATTATTTTCCGTCTACGCCATAAAAGACTATCAGGTATTTATATTTTTACTCACTGACATCATCAGGTGATGATTTATTTATGCACAGCAGAAGCCAAAAAAATGATAAAAATTATTTTCATCTCCATTATTGGAGTCGTCTGTCTTGCCGCTGCCCGTTATTCACCCGTCACAGTGGTCAATGCACATCCGAGCGCCATTGCCCGCTGTCTCGCTGATAATCTGTCCCCGTATGGGTATATACTGGATCTCCATGAAACAGATATTCCAGGCATTAATAAAGAATTTACCGTGTATTATCGCAACGGCGCATATATTGCAGGAACATTCTGGATTGCAAACTCAATGACAATAGCATCAGAACGAATAGTAGGAATGAATGGCGTTAGTAAACAGGCGTACCCTATTTTTAATAAATCCCTGCAACAATGTGCAACCCGCTTATCAATAAAATGAGCGCGCCTCGCAAAAATAAGCCCACATAATCACGCACTGGTTGCATGGGCGTCGCGTCCCCCGCCGCTGACGTAGGTAAGCGCCCGGGAGTTCGCTGCGGATGTGTTGTCAGCCCTGGCTTAAACCTGCATGGACATGACTTCCTGATACGCGGCGACCAGCTTGTTGCGCACCTGAATCCCCATTTGCATAGAGACGGACGCTTTTTGCATATCGGCCATCACGTCATTAAGCGCAATGCCCGGCTCACCCAGAGTGAATTTTTCCGCCTGAACGCGCGCCGCCGCTTGTCTGTCGCTAATACGATCCAGCGCAGCATGTAGCTGGCCGGCAAAACTCACCGTCGACTGCGAGTGCGTGTCTTGCCCGCGCGCGGCCATCGCCGTCGCCTGTAACTGGCTAATAACCCCTTCAATCCCCTGTATTGCTGCCATGCTATTCCCCTGGATGATTTTTTACGCAGCAGAGATTACCAGTTTGTCAATAAGATAAAGGCGTTAAATAACGATAAAAAACCTCGGTTTTTAGCGCATAGAAAAATTCGAAACCACAAATAATGAGACCGTCAATTTTTCGAGTTTGCTGACCCGGGAGTGAGTCTTGTTCCACTTTGCAAAAAACGCCGTCCACGATCAGTCACGAGGTGCGAGATGAGTGCGACTGCATCGACTGCAACCCAACCTAAACCTCTCGAGTGGCTTAATCGCCTACGCGCGAATCCCCGAATTCCGTTAATTGTGGCGGGTTCCGCTGCCGTGGCGATCGTCGTTGCGATGGTGCTGTGGGCCAAAACGCCCGATTACCGCACGCTATTTAGCAACCTTTCCGATCAGGACGGCGGCGCGATCGTCGCGCAGTTGACCCAGATGAATATCCCCTATCGCTTTGCCAATGGCAGCGGCGCGATTGAAGTGCCCGCCGACAAAGTGCATGAACTGCGTCTGCGTCTGGCGCAGCAGGGGCTGCCTAAAGGCGGCGCGGTAGGCTTTGAACTGCTTGATCAGGAAAAATTCGGTATCAGCCAGTTCAGCGAGCAGGTGAATTATCAGCGCGCGCTGGAAGGTGAACTGGCCCGGACGATCGAGACGCTGGGGCCGGTAAAAAGCGCCCGCGTTCACCTGGCGATGCCAAAGCCGTCGCTATTTGTGCGGGAACAAAAATCCCCTTCCGCCTCCGTCACCGTCACACTGGAACCGGGACGGGCGCTGGATGAAGGACAAATTAGCGCCGTGGTACATCTGGTTTCCAGCGCTGTCGCCGGTTTGCCGCCAGGAAACGTCACTCTGGTCGATCAATCCGGTCATCTGCTCACGCAATCCAATACCAGCGGTCGCGACCTTAATGACGCGCAATTAAAATTTGCTAATGATGTGGAAAGCCGTATCCAACGCCGTATCGAAGCCATTCTGTCGCCTATCGTCGGGAACGGTAATGTTCACGCTCAGGTAACCGCCCAGTTGGATTTTGCCAATAAAGAGCAGACGGAAGAGCACTACAGCCCGAACGGCGATGCGTCGAAGGCCACTCTGCGTTCACGTCAGTTGAATATTAGCGAACAGGTAGGCGCGGGCTATCCCGGCGGCGTGCCTGGCGCGCTGTCGAACCAACCAGCGCCGCCTAACGAGGCGCCGATCGCCACGCCGCCGACCAATCAACAAAACGCGCAGAATACGCCACAAACCAGCACCAGTACCAACAGTAACAGTGCTGGCCCGCGTAGTACACAGCGTAATGAAACCAGTAACTACGAAGTGGACCGCACCATTCGTCACACCAAAATGAATGTGGGCGATATTGAGCGTCTCTCCGTGGCCGTCGTGGTGAATTACAAAACGCTGGCGGATGGCAAACCGCTGCCATTGACCGCCGATCAGATGAAACAGATCGAGGATTTAACCCGTGAAGCGATGGGTTTTTCTGATAAACGCGGCGATACGCTAAATGTGGTGAATTCACCGTTTAGCGCAGTGGATAACACCGGCGGCGAACTGCCCTTCTGGCAACAGCAGTCCTTTATCGATCAGTTGCTCGCGGCAGGTCGCTGGTTGCTGGTGCTGGTGGTGGCCTGGATTCTGTGGCGCAAAGCGGTACGTCCGCAGTTGACGCGCCGCGTTGAAGAAGCGAAAGCGGCGCAGGAACAGGCGCAGGTTCGCCAGGAAACCGAAGAAGCCGTGGAAGTACGCCTTAGCAAAGACGAGCAGCTCCAGCAACGCCGGGCTAACCAGCGTCTGGGCGCTGAGGTGATGAGCCAGCGTATTCGCGAAATGTCAGACAACGATCCGCGCGTGGTGGCGCTGGTCATTCGCCAGTGGATGAGTAACGATCATGAGTAATCTTAGCGGTACCGATAAAAGCGTCATTTTGTTGATGACCATTGGCGAAGACCGGGCGGCAGAGGTGTTTAAACACCTCTCCACCCGCGAAGTACAGGCGTTAAGTACGGCGATGGCTAACGTGCGTCAGATCTCCAACAAACAACTGACGGACGTACTATCAGAGTTTGAGCAAGAAGCGGAGCAGTTCGCCGCGCTGAATATCAACGCCAACGAATACCTGCGCTCCGTACTGGTTAAAGCGCTGGGCGAAGAACGCGCCTCCAGCCTGCTGGAAGATATTCTGGAAACGCGCGATACCACCAGCGGTATCGAAACGCTCAACTTTATGGAACCGCAGAGTGCCGCCGACCTGATTCGCGACGAACACCCGCAGATTATCGCCACCATTCTGGTCCACCTCAAACGCAGTCAGGCCGCCGATATTCTGGCGCTGTTTGACGAGCGTCTGCGTCATGATGTGATGCTGCGTATCGCGACATTTGGCGGCGTACAGCCGGCGGCGCTGGCGGAGTTGACCGAAGTGCTGAATGGCCTGCTCGATGGTCAGAACCTGAAACGCAGCAAAATGGGTGGCGTAAGAACCGCGGCGGAAATTATCAACCTGATGAAAACGCAGCAGGAAGAAGCGGTTATTACCGCTGTGCGCGAATTCGACGGCGAACTGGCGCAGAAAATCATCGACGAGATGTTCCTGTTCGAAAATCTGGTGGATGTGGACGATCGCAGTATCCAGCGTCTGCTGCAGGAAGTGGATTCCGAATCGCTGCTGATCGCTCTGAAAGGCGCCGAACCGCCATTACGCGAGAAGTTCCTGCGCAATATGTCCCAGCGCGCCGCCGATATCCTGCGCGACGACCTTGCCAACCGTGGCCCGGTTCGTCTGTCTCAGGTGGAAAACGAGCAGAAAGCGATTCTGCTTATTGTGCGTCGTCTGGCGGAAACCGGCGAAATGGTGATTGGCAGCGGCGAGGATACCTATGTCTAATGAATTGCCGTGGCAAGTCTGGACCCCCGACGATCTCGCCCCGCCGCCAGAAACTTTTGTGCCGGTTGAGGCTGATAACGTGACCTTGACAGAAGATACGCCGGAGCCCGAACTCACTGCCGAACAGCAGCTGGAGCAGGAGCTGGCGCAGCTAAAAATACAGGCCCATGAACAAGGTTATAACGCCGGGCTGGCGGAGGGACGGCAAAAAGGACACGCGCAGGGATACCAGGAAGGGTTAGCGCAGGGGCTGGAGCAAGGACAAGCCCAGGCGCAGACGCAGCAGGCGCCGATTCATGCCCGTATGCAGCAGTTAGTGAGCGAGTTTCAGAACACGCTTGACGCGCTCGATAGCGTTATCGCCTCACGGCTGATGCAAATGGCCCTGGAGGCCGCACGTCAGGTCATCGGCCAAACGCCGGCGGTGGACAACTCAGCGCTGATTAAACAGATCCAACAACTGTTGCAGCAAGAGCCGCTCTTTAGCGGCAAGCCGCAGTTGCGCGTGCATCCGGACGACTTACAGCGGGTGGAAGAGATGCTGGGCGCCACGCTCAGTCTTCACGGATGGCGGTTACGCGGCGATCCAACGTTGCATCACGGCGGGTGTAAAGTCTCTGCCGATGAGGGCGATCTGGACGCCAGCGTCGCCACTCGCTGGCAAGAGTTGTGTCGCCTGGCGGCGCCGGGAGTGCTCTGATGACCACGCGCCTGACCCGCTGGCTTACCGCGCTCGACAACTTTGAAGCCAAAATGGCGTTATTGCCGGCGGTGCGTCGTTATGGACGTTTAACCCGCGCCACTGGCCTGGTACTGGAGGCCACCGGTCTCCAGCTTCCGCTGGGCGCCACCTGCATTATTGAGCGCCAGGACGGCCCTGAAACCAAAGAGGTGGAATCAGAAGTCGTCGGTTTTAACGGCCAGCGTCTGTTTCTAATGCCGCTGGAAGAGGTCGAAGGCATTCTGCCCGGTGCCCGCGTTTACGCCCGTAACGGGCATGGCGACGGTCTGCAAAGCGGCAAACAGTTACCGCTCGGCCCGGCCCTGCTTGGTCGGGTGCTGGATGGCGGCGGTAAACCGCTCGACGGACTGCCTGCGCCGGATACGCTGGAAACCGGCGCGTTAATCACGCCGCCGTTTAACCCGCTACAGCGAACGCCAATCGAACATGTGCTGGATACCGGCGTACGCGCTATCAACGCGTTGTTAACCGTAGGGCGCGGTCAGCGTATGGGACTCTTTGCCGGTTCCGGCGTTGGTAAATCGGTTCTGCTTGGCATGATGGCGCGCTACACGCGGGCGGACGTGATTGTCGTGGGACTTATCGGCGAACGTGGCCGCGAAGTTAAAGATTTTATCGAAAATATTCTCGGCCCCGACGGTCGCGCGCGTTCGGTGGTGATCGCCGCCCCGGCGGATGTCTCGCCGCTGCTGCGAATGCAGGGCGCCGCCTATGCCACCCGCATCGCCGAAGACTTTCGCGATCGCGGACAGCATGTGTTGCTGATTATGGATTCGCTGACGCGCTATGCAATGGCGCAGCGTGAGATTGCGCTGGCAATCGGCGAACCGCCAGCCACCAAAGGTTATCCGCCCTCGGTGTTCGCAAAGCTGCCGGCGCTGGTCGAGCGTGCCGGTAATGGCATCCACGGCGGTGGCTCTATCACCGCGTTTTATACCGTGTTGACCGAGGGGGACGACCAACAAGATCCCATTGCCGACTCGGCACGCGCAATCCTCGACGGGCACATTGTCTTGTCCCGCCGTCTGGCGGAGGCCGGGCACTATCCGGCCATTGATATCGAGGCGTCAATCAGCCGGGCGATGACCGCGCTCATTACCGAGCAGCACTATGCGCGGGTACGGCTATTTAAACAGTTGCTTTCCAGTTTCCAGCGTAACCGCGATCTGGTCAGCGTCGGCGCCTATGCCAAAGGCAGCGATCCGATGCTCGATAAAGCCATTACCTTATGGCCGCAACTGGAAGCGTTTTTACAGCAAGGCATTTTTGAACGGGCCGACTGGGAGGACTCTCTGCAGGCGCTCGATTTAATTTTCCCGACGGTGTGATAAAGCAGGAGGGCGACGATCATGGCACAACATGGCGCTCTGGAAACACTCAAAGATCTGGCCGAAAAAGAGGTAGATGACGCGGCGCGTTTACTGGGCGAAATGCGTCGCGGCTGCCAACAGGCGGAAGAACAGCTCAAAATGCTGATCGATTATCAGAATGAGTATCGCAGTAATTTGAACACCGATATGGGCAACGGCATCGCCAGTAATCGCTGGATCAACTATCAGCAGTTTATTCAGACACTGGAAAAGGCGATAGAGCAGCATCGCCTCCAGCTTACGCAGTGGACGCAAAAAGTCGACCTGGCGCTGAAGAGCTGGCGTGAGAAAAAGCAGCGACTTCAGGCCTGGCAAACCTTACAGGACCGACAAACCGCGGCAGCGCTGTTAGCTGAAAACCGCATGGATCAGAAAAAGATGGATGAATTTGCTCAGCGTGCAGCAATGAGGAAACCCGAATGATCACCCTGCCCCAACTGATCACCACCGATACCGACATGACCGCGGGTCTGACGTCAGGAAAAACCACCGGTTCAGCCGAGGACTTTCTGGCGCTCCTGGCGGGCGCGTTAGGCGCAGACGGCGCACAGGGCAAAGACGCCCGCATCACGCTGGCCGATTTACAGGCGGCAGGCGGCAAGTTATCGAAAGAGCTACTGACCCAACATGGCGAGCCGGGCCAGGCGGTGAAGCTTGCCGACCTGCTGGCGCAAAAAGCGAATGCGACGGATGAAACGCTTACCGATCTGACACAAGCGCAGCATCTACTGTCTACGCTAACGCCATCGTTGAAAACCAGCGCTCTGGCCGCACTGAGTAAGACGGCGCAGCATGATGAGAAAACGCCCGCGCTGAGCGATGAGGATCTTGCCAGTCTGAGCGCCTTATTCGCCATGCTGCCCGGACAACCTGTCGCGACGCCTGTCGCCGGAGAAACGCCGGCTGAAAATCACATCGCCTTGCCGTCACTGTTACGCGGCGACATGCCATCGGCGCCGCAGGAAGAGACACATACGCTCTCTTTTAGCGAGCATGAAAAAGGGAAAACCGAGGCGTCGCTTGCGCGCGCCAGCGACGATCGCGCCACGGGGCCAGCACTGACGCCGCTGGTAGTCGCTGCCGCCGCGACCAGCGCGAAAGTGGAGGTGGATAGCCCGCCCGCGCCAGTAACGCATGGCGCGGCAATGCCGACGCTCAGCAGCGCCACGGCGCAACCGCTACCTGTCGCCTCAGCCCCGGTACTCAGCGCGCCGTTAGGCAGCCATGAATGGCAGCAAACGTTCAGTCAGCAGGTCATGTTATTTACGCGTCAGGGACAGCAAAGCGCGCAGCTTCGATTGCATCCGGAAGAGTTAGGTCAGGTGCATATTTCGCTCAAGCTGGATGACAATCAGGCGCAGCTCCAGATGGTATCGCCGCACAGCCATGTCCGCGCCGCGCTGGAAGCCGCCCTGCCCATGTTGCGCACCCAGTTGGCGGAAAGCGGCATTCAGTTGGGACAAAGCAGTATCAGTAGCGAAAGCTTTGCCGGACAGCAGCAGTCTTCGTCGCAACAACAGTCTTCCCGCGCCCAACACACGGAC
This DNA window, taken from Salmonella enterica subsp. enterica serovar Typhimurium str. LT2, encodes the following:
- the fliJ gene encoding flagellar FliJ protein (flagellar FLIJ protein. (SW:FLIJ_SALTY)) — protein: MAQHGALETLKDLAEKEVDDAARLLGEMRRGCQQAEEQLKMLIDYQNEYRSNLNTDMGNGIASNRWINYQQFIQTLEKAIEQHRLQLTQWTQKVDLALKSWREKKQRLQAWQTLQDRQTAAALLAENRMDQKKMDEFAQRAAMRKPE
- the fliK gene encoding flagellar hook-length control protein (flagellar hook-length control protein. (SW:FLIK_SALTY)), which translates into the protein MITLPQLITTDTDMTAGLTSGKTTGSAEDFLALLAGALGADGAQGKDARITLADLQAAGGKLSKELLTQHGEPGQAVKLADLLAQKANATDETLTDLTQAQHLLSTLTPSLKTSALAALSKTAQHDEKTPALSDEDLASLSALFAMLPGQPVATPVAGETPAENHIALPSLLRGDMPSAPQEETHTLSFSEHEKGKTEASLARASDDRATGPALTPLVVAAAATSAKVEVDSPPAPVTHGAAMPTLSSATAQPLPVASAPVLSAPLGSHEWQQTFSQQVMLFTRQGQQSAQLRLHPEELGQVHISLKLDDNQAQLQMVSPHSHVRAALEAALPMLRTQLAESGIQLGQSSISSESFAGQQQSSSQQQSSRAQHTDAFGAEDDIALAAPASLQAAARGNGAVDIFA
- the fliE gene encoding putative flagellar hook-basal body protein (flagellar hook-basal body complex protein FLIE. (SW:FLIE_SALTY)), whose protein sequence is MAAIQGIEGVISQLQATAMAARGQDTHSQSTVSFAGQLHAALDRISDRQAAARVQAEKFTLGEPGIALNDVMADMQKASVSMQMGIQVRNKLVAAYQEVMSMQV
- the fliH gene encoding flagellar biosynthesis protein (possible export of flagellar proteins; flagellar assembly protein FLIH. (SW:FLIH_SALTY)); the encoded protein is MSNELPWQVWTPDDLAPPPETFVPVEADNVTLTEDTPEPELTAEQQLEQELAQLKIQAHEQGYNAGLAEGRQKGHAQGYQEGLAQGLEQGQAQAQTQQAPIHARMQQLVSEFQNTLDALDSVIASRLMQMALEAARQVIGQTPAVDNSALIKQIQQLLQQEPLFSGKPQLRVHPDDLQRVEEMLGATLSLHGWRLRGDPTLHHGGCKVSADEGDLDASVATRWQELCRLAAPGVL
- a CDS encoding putative 50S ribosomal protein, with the protein product MIYLCTAEAKKMIKIIFISIIGVVCLAAARYSPVTVVNAHPSAIARCLADNLSPYGYILDLHETDIPGINKEFTVYYRNGAYIAGTFWIANSMTIASERIVGMNGVSKQAYPIFNKSLQQCATRLSIK
- the fliF gene encoding basal-body MS (membrane and supramembrane)-ring and collar protein (flagellar biosynthesis; flagellar M-ring protein. (SW:FLIF_SALTY)), translating into MSATASTATQPKPLEWLNRLRANPRIPLIVAGSAAVAIVVAMVLWAKTPDYRTLFSNLSDQDGGAIVAQLTQMNIPYRFANGSGAIEVPADKVHELRLRLAQQGLPKGGAVGFELLDQEKFGISQFSEQVNYQRALEGELARTIETLGPVKSARVHLAMPKPSLFVREQKSPSASVTVTLEPGRALDEGQISAVVHLVSSAVAGLPPGNVTLVDQSGHLLTQSNTSGRDLNDAQLKFANDVESRIQRRIEAILSPIVGNGNVHAQVTAQLDFANKEQTEEHYSPNGDASKATLRSRQLNISEQVGAGYPGGVPGALSNQPAPPNEAPIATPPTNQQNAQNTPQTSTSTNSNSAGPRSTQRNETSNYEVDRTIRHTKMNVGDIERLSVAVVVNYKTLADGKPLPLTADQMKQIEDLTREAMGFSDKRGDTLNVVNSPFSAVDNTGGELPFWQQQSFIDQLLAAGRWLLVLVVAWILWRKAVRPQLTRRVEEAKAAQEQAQVRQETEEAVEVRLSKDEQLQQRRANQRLGAEVMSQRIREMSDNDPRVVALVIRQWMSNDHE
- the fliG gene encoding flagellar biosynthesis protein (component of motor switching and energizing; flagellar motor switch protein FLIG. (SW:FLIG_SALTY)), which produces MSNLSGTDKSVILLMTIGEDRAAEVFKHLSTREVQALSTAMANVRQISNKQLTDVLSEFEQEAEQFAALNINANEYLRSVLVKALGEERASSLLEDILETRDTTSGIETLNFMEPQSAADLIRDEHPQIIATILVHLKRSQAADILALFDERLRHDVMLRIATFGGVQPAALAELTEVLNGLLDGQNLKRSKMGGVRTAAEIINLMKTQQEEAVITAVREFDGELAQKIIDEMFLFENLVDVDDRSIQRLLQEVDSESLLIALKGAEPPLREKFLRNMSQRAADILRDDLANRGPVRLSQVENEQKAILLIVRRLAETGEMVIGSGEDTYV
- the fliI gene encoding flagellum-specific ATP synthase (flagellum-specific ATP synthase. (SW:FLII_SALTY)); translation: MTTRLTRWLTALDNFEAKMALLPAVRRYGRLTRATGLVLEATGLQLPLGATCIIERQDGPETKEVESEVVGFNGQRLFLMPLEEVEGILPGARVYARNGHGDGLQSGKQLPLGPALLGRVLDGGGKPLDGLPAPDTLETGALITPPFNPLQRTPIEHVLDTGVRAINALLTVGRGQRMGLFAGSGVGKSVLLGMMARYTRADVIVVGLIGERGREVKDFIENILGPDGRARSVVIAAPADVSPLLRMQGAAYATRIAEDFRDRGQHVLLIMDSLTRYAMAQREIALAIGEPPATKGYPPSVFAKLPALVERAGNGIHGGGSITAFYTVLTEGDDQQDPIADSARAILDGHIVLSRRLAEAGHYPAIDIEASISRAMTALITEQHYARVRLFKQLLSSFQRNRDLVSVGAYAKGSDPMLDKAITLWPQLEAFLQQGIFERADWEDSLQALDLIFPTV